One window from the genome of Anaerococcus sp. Marseille-Q7828 encodes:
- a CDS encoding tyrosine-protein phosphatase: MQYYKRLPLEDVKNARELGGVPTMDGKVTKWGKFLRTATLDDIKIDDIKTLKDYGVESIIDLRRAGEIPFDSKSHELIKENFNYNHISLAPSEEFRKEEIQQIINKEVSIGSTYRNLIDNYPKIKEIMEVFAATDGISLFHCQEGKDRTGIISMILMGLANVGRSDIIADYEVSSAYLGYIERYDENEPYSVFRITNPYYMKEAYEYVARKYDSFEEYLAYAGVDENTINKVKKKLLD, encoded by the coding sequence ATGCAATATTACAAAAGACTACCCTTAGAAGATGTAAAAAATGCTAGGGAACTTGGTGGAGTACCAACCATGGATGGCAAAGTCACCAAGTGGGGCAAATTTTTGAGGACAGCAACCCTCGATGATATAAAAATTGATGATATTAAAACATTAAAAGACTACGGAGTAGAATCTATAATTGACCTAAGAAGAGCAGGAGAGATTCCCTTTGATAGCAAGTCACATGAGCTGATCAAAGAAAACTTCAACTACAATCATATTTCTCTAGCTCCATCTGAAGAATTTCGCAAGGAAGAAATACAACAAATTATCAATAAAGAAGTATCTATTGGTTCTACTTATAGAAATCTTATAGACAATTATCCTAAGATTAAAGAGATTATGGAAGTATTTGCAGCAACCGATGGCATAAGTCTATTTCACTGCCAAGAAGGCAAGGATAGAACAGGCATTATTTCCATGATTTTGATGGGTCTTGCCAATGTTGGTAGATCTGATATTATTGCAGATTATGAAGTTTCATCAGCCTACCTTGGATATATAGAAAGATATGATGAAAATGAACCATATTCTGTATTTAGGATTACCAACCCATATTATATGAAAGAAGCTTATGAATACGTAGCACGTAAGTACGATTCTTTTGAAGAATACCTAGCTTATGCGGGAGTAGACGAAAATACTATTAATAAGGTTAAGAAGAAATTATTAGACTAG
- the whiA gene encoding DNA-binding protein WhiA, with translation MSFSKRCKKEVLKKDPIDAHAELLTFFQYISSIRISNASYQVIFKTYSNTIARYIYNLIKKVYDYSPIFEIKDMDKDRLFSVIVEDESLSEELMDASNEFFINKDSYLEDVSLDDIKSYLKIAFVLKGSVNDPQRGYNLELSTNSIEESILTKESMDIFDLKPKINDKGEIKVVYLKDSDKISDFLAIIGANKSLFELEDVRAMKSIRNNINRQTNFDKANIDRTVNASLKQVDAIKAIFKAGMMDVLSAEMKELAELRLVNPYTSIEELGQMLDPPMSKSKVNYRLQKFIKMAEDL, from the coding sequence ATGTCTTTTTCAAAAAGATGTAAAAAAGAAGTTTTAAAAAAAGATCCTATAGATGCTCATGCTGAACTACTTACATTTTTTCAGTATATTTCTAGTATAAGAATTTCAAATGCTAGTTATCAGGTGATTTTTAAGACTTATTCAAATACCATAGCAAGATATATCTACAATCTAATCAAAAAAGTATACGATTATTCGCCAATCTTTGAGATAAAAGATATGGATAAGGATAGGTTGTTTTCAGTAATCGTCGAAGATGAATCCCTTTCAGAAGAACTCATGGATGCTTCTAATGAGTTTTTTATAAATAAGGATTCTTATTTGGAAGATGTATCCCTTGATGATATAAAGTCATATCTTAAAATTGCCTTTGTGTTGAAAGGATCAGTAAACGACCCTCAAAGAGGCTATAATCTTGAGCTTTCAACAAATTCTATTGAAGAATCTATACTAACAAAAGAATCTATGGACATCTTTGACCTAAAGCCTAAAATTAACGACAAGGGAGAAATCAAAGTAGTATATCTAAAAGATTCAGATAAGATTTCTGACTTTTTGGCTATAATTGGTGCCAATAAGTCCTTGTTTGAGCTTGAAGATGTTAGAGCCATGAAGTCAATTAGAAACAACATCAATAGGCAAACTAATTTTGATAAGGCCAACATTGACAGAACTGTGAATGCATCACTAAAGCAAGTAGATGCCATAAAGGCTATATTTAAAGCTGGTATGATGGATGTTTTGTCAGCTGAGATGAAAGAATTGGCTGAGCTTAGACTAGTAAATCCCTATACTTCTATAGAAGAATTGGGACAAATGTTAGATCCGCCTATGAGCAAGTCCAAGGTTAATTATAGGTTACAGAAATTTATTAAGATGGCTGAAGATTTGTGA
- a CDS encoding DNA polymerase III subunit alpha, giving the protein MENKFTHLHVHTEYSLLDGFSRINQLLDRCQELNMDSIAITDHGQMYGVIEFYKAAKARNIKPIIGCEVYISEDDHLKKDPSNKRYYHLILLAKNKEGYKNLLKIVSEAYVNGFYYKPRIDFDFIKNHKDGLIALSACLNGEVNQRILENDIKKSYETAQKYKDLFGKDNYYLELQNHGLREQRQVNEVLDKIHKDLDIELVATNDVHYINKEDAYYQDVLLCVQTGSLIKDEDRMKMPADEFYLKSYDEMQAIFKDYDRALANTQKIADMCNLEIEFHNPHLPYFSKLPENTTNLEYLTDLVDQGLAKKYENVTEEIRSRAQKEITVINNMGYIDYFLIVWDFVKYAKDHDIAVGPGRGSAAGSIVSYALDITQIDPIKYHLIFERFLNPERVSMPDIDIDFDYVRRDEVVEYVNELYGRDHVSQIVTFGRMQARNAIRDVGRVLDISYGKVDRIAKLVPQVINMTLDRALEESDKFREAYQNDAESKRLIDTARKLEALPRHTSIHAAGVVMSKEILTDIVPLALSNDLVVTQYNMTEIEELGLLKMDFLGLRNLTVIKDTIKDVKKNRGIEIDIEQIDENDPNVIKQFNKAKTIGLFQFESAGMRNFLKNLKPTVFDDLIAANSLFRPGPMDEIPTYIHNKNNPEDITYIDEKLKPILGVTYGIIVYQEQVMQIVQQLGGFSLGEADNLRRAMSKKKMDVMEANREVFVHGKVDEDGNVLVPGCIRNGVSEKNANIIYDEMISFAKYAFNKSHSAAYSLVAIQTAYLKHYFPEEYMANLISSVMDNTSKLYAYISETKSMGIDLIAPDVNISYENFHAKDGKIIFGLSAIKNLGINFINAIVGSRNEGEKFSNFKDFLERVEAYDSRALNKKGLESLIKAGAFDSMGYMRSRLMAVYESAMTNVHEGQKINVKGQMNLLDFADDSATKSTDDINMPEINEYPKKVKLSLEKDVLGFYISDHPLSDASDRLSKLVNFKTSFKEELTDLEIQRLDNKYVTMAGIITGKSEIMTKSRTLMSFASLEDMYGTIEMVIFPETYRKYRNLIEEDNVVLVKGKLQVDENDVKLLTSEFIDIESLNLDILYLKTEYNRYNDLRRILQESQGDTPVVIYFADKNKSVKLDQKLWININDNLMEKLYNFLGFENIILDGGEL; this is encoded by the coding sequence ATGGAAAATAAATTTACTCACCTACATGTGCATACAGAATATTCACTATTAGATGGATTTTCTAGGATAAATCAACTACTTGATAGGTGTCAAGAATTGAATATGGATTCTATTGCCATAACAGACCACGGGCAGATGTATGGGGTCATAGAATTTTATAAGGCAGCCAAGGCTAGAAATATCAAGCCAATAATAGGTTGTGAAGTCTATATATCAGAAGATGATCATCTTAAAAAAGATCCTAGCAATAAGCGCTACTACCATTTGATTTTGCTTGCCAAAAACAAAGAGGGCTATAAGAATTTACTAAAAATAGTATCTGAAGCCTATGTAAATGGATTTTATTACAAGCCAAGGATTGACTTTGACTTTATAAAAAATCACAAGGATGGGCTCATCGCCCTAAGTGCTTGCCTAAATGGCGAAGTAAATCAGAGAATTTTAGAAAATGATATCAAAAAGTCCTATGAAACAGCCCAAAAATACAAGGACTTATTTGGCAAAGATAATTATTACTTGGAGCTGCAAAACCATGGTCTAAGGGAACAAAGGCAGGTTAATGAAGTTTTAGACAAAATACACAAAGACTTGGACATAGAACTTGTTGCCACTAACGATGTGCATTACATAAACAAGGAAGATGCTTATTACCAAGACGTACTCTTGTGTGTGCAGACAGGTTCTTTGATCAAGGATGAAGATAGGATGAAAATGCCTGCCGATGAGTTTTATCTAAAAAGTTACGACGAAATGCAGGCGATTTTTAAAGACTATGATAGGGCATTAGCAAATACCCAAAAGATTGCAGATATGTGTAATCTAGAAATTGAATTTCACAATCCTCACCTTCCATACTTTAGCAAATTACCAGAGAATACTACAAACCTTGAGTATTTGACCGATTTGGTTGACCAAGGCTTGGCAAAAAAGTATGAAAATGTGACTGAAGAAATTAGATCACGTGCCCAAAAAGAGATTACCGTAATCAACAATATGGGTTATATAGATTACTTTTTGATAGTATGGGACTTTGTAAAATATGCCAAAGACCATGACATAGCAGTAGGGCCAGGCCGTGGTTCGGCAGCAGGCTCCATTGTCTCCTATGCCTTAGACATCACCCAAATAGATCCGATTAAATACCATTTAATCTTTGAGCGTTTTCTAAACCCCGAAAGGGTATCTATGCCAGATATAGACATAGACTTCGACTACGTCAGACGTGACGAAGTAGTAGAATATGTAAACGAACTTTATGGCAGGGACCACGTATCTCAAATTGTAACTTTTGGTAGGATGCAGGCTAGAAATGCCATAAGAGATGTGGGAAGAGTCCTTGATATTTCTTATGGCAAGGTTGATAGGATAGCGAAATTAGTTCCACAGGTGATTAATATGACCCTCGATAGGGCCCTTGAGGAATCGGATAAGTTCAGGGAAGCCTATCAAAATGATGCAGAAAGCAAGAGACTTATCGACACTGCAAGAAAACTAGAAGCTCTTCCTCGTCACACTTCAATACATGCGGCTGGAGTTGTAATGAGCAAGGAAATCTTGACAGACATAGTACCTTTGGCCTTATCAAATGATCTTGTAGTCACCCAATACAATATGACTGAAATAGAAGAGCTGGGTCTACTAAAGATGGATTTTTTGGGACTTAGAAACCTTACAGTTATCAAGGATACCATAAAGGATGTCAAAAAAAACCGTGGCATAGAAATTGATATAGAACAGATAGATGAAAATGATCCAAATGTCATAAAACAGTTTAATAAGGCTAAAACCATAGGCTTATTCCAATTTGAGTCTGCTGGAATGAGAAATTTCCTTAAAAACTTAAAGCCGACAGTTTTTGATGATCTTATAGCAGCAAACTCATTATTTAGGCCAGGGCCAATGGATGAAATACCAACCTACATCCACAACAAAAACAATCCTGAAGACATAACATATATTGATGAGAAATTAAAGCCAATACTTGGAGTGACTTATGGAATCATAGTTTACCAAGAGCAGGTAATGCAAATAGTTCAACAGCTTGGAGGTTTTTCTCTAGGAGAGGCTGACAATCTAAGACGTGCTATGAGTAAGAAAAAAATGGATGTCATGGAAGCCAATAGAGAAGTATTTGTCCATGGCAAGGTCGATGAAGATGGCAATGTCTTAGTACCAGGATGTATCAGAAATGGCGTAAGCGAGAAAAATGCAAATATAATTTATGATGAAATGATATCTTTTGCCAAGTACGCCTTTAACAAATCTCACTCAGCAGCATATTCATTGGTTGCTATACAAACAGCATATTTGAAACACTATTTCCCAGAAGAATATATGGCCAATCTCATATCATCTGTCATGGACAATACATCTAAGCTATATGCTTATATAAGCGAAACCAAATCAATGGGAATTGATCTGATAGCCCCAGATGTCAACATTTCCTACGAAAATTTCCATGCAAAAGATGGGAAAATAATCTTTGGCCTTTCAGCTATAAAAAATCTAGGAATAAACTTTATAAATGCAATTGTAGGTAGTCGTAATGAGGGAGAGAAATTTTCAAATTTCAAAGATTTCTTAGAACGAGTTGAGGCCTACGACTCAAGAGCTCTTAACAAAAAAGGTCTTGAGTCACTTATAAAGGCTGGTGCTTTTGATTCTATGGGATATATGAGAAGTAGGCTTATGGCTGTCTATGAGTCAGCTATGACCAATGTTCATGAGGGTCAAAAGATAAATGTCAAGGGCCAAATGAACCTTCTAGACTTTGCCGATGATTCAGCTACCAAGTCAACAGATGATATCAATATGCCAGAAATCAACGAATATCCCAAAAAAGTCAAGTTATCTTTGGAAAAAGATGTACTAGGTTTTTATATATCTGACCATCCTTTAAGTGATGCTAGCGATAGGCTATCAAAGCTAGTAAATTTCAAGACTTCATTCAAAGAAGAACTGACAGACTTAGAGATCCAGAGATTGGACAACAAATATGTTACAATGGCTGGAATTATTACTGGAAAATCTGAGATAATGACTAAGTCAAGGACTCTTATGTCCTTTGCAAGCTTGGAAGATATGTACGGTACAATTGAAATGGTTATTTTCCCAGAGACATACAGAAAATATAGGAATTTGATCGAAGAAGATAATGTAGTCCTAGTAAAGGGTAAATTACAAGTAGATGAAAATGATGTGAAATTACTTACATCAGAATTTATAGACATCGAAAGTTTGAATCTTGATATTTTATACCTGAAAACTGAATATAACAGGTATAATGATTTAAGGAGGATATTACAAGAATCCCAGGGAGACACCCCTGTTGTGATATATTTTGCGGATAAGAATAAATCAGTCAAACTTGACCAGAAACTTTGGATTAATATTAATGATAATTTAATGGAAAAACTGTATAATTTTCTTGGATTTGAAAATATTATATTAGATGGAGGAGAATTATGA
- the pfkA gene encoding 6-phosphofructokinase, whose protein sequence is MKTIGILTSGGDAPGMNSAIRAAVRTALSSGMRVKGIRNGYDGLMKGDIYEMNVSSVADIIHKGGTILGTARSLEFKGKKGQERGAQILRDYGIGGLIVIGGDGSFQGAKALSDLGIKTVGIPGTIDNDMGYTDFTIGFFTAIETVSDAVGKLRDTSSSHGRAVVIEVMGRNCGDLALFSGLAGGAESIIVPEHEFSIDEIIEKMEHGKARGKLHHLITLAEGVGDPYSVANELEEKTGIETKVTVLGHVQRGGSPSTVDRLLGSTMGAHAVELLQEEKTGLAIGYANGKLIEVSIDEAVNSKSQFNEKLYALANNLSR, encoded by the coding sequence ATGAAAACTATAGGAATTTTAACAAGTGGTGGCGATGCACCAGGTATGAACTCTGCCATTAGGGCTGCAGTTCGTACAGCATTAAGTAGTGGAATGAGAGTAAAGGGTATCAGAAATGGATACGATGGCTTGATGAAAGGTGATATCTATGAGATGAATGTATCATCTGTTGCAGATATCATACATAAGGGTGGTACTATACTTGGTACTGCAAGAAGCCTAGAATTTAAAGGTAAGAAGGGACAAGAAAGAGGTGCCCAAATCCTAAGAGATTATGGTATAGGGGGCCTTATTGTAATCGGTGGTGATGGTTCCTTCCAAGGAGCAAAGGCTCTTTCAGATCTTGGTATCAAAACTGTAGGAATCCCAGGAACCATAGATAATGATATGGGATACACAGACTTTACAATTGGATTTTTTACAGCAATTGAGACAGTATCTGATGCTGTAGGCAAACTTCGTGATACATCAAGTTCTCACGGTAGGGCTGTTGTAATAGAAGTAATGGGCAGAAATTGTGGAGACTTGGCACTATTTTCTGGCCTTGCTGGTGGTGCAGAATCTATCATAGTACCTGAACACGAATTTTCAATAGATGAAATCATAGAAAAAATGGAACACGGTAAGGCTAGAGGCAAGCTCCACCATCTTATAACCCTAGCAGAGGGAGTTGGAGATCCATACTCTGTAGCAAATGAACTAGAAGAAAAGACTGGAATTGAAACAAAGGTTACAGTCTTAGGTCACGTGCAAAGAGGTGGTTCACCATCAACAGTTGATAGACTACTAGGTTCAACAATGGGAGCTCACGCAGTAGAACTTTTACAAGAAGAGAAAACAGGACTAGCTATTGGATATGCTAATGGTAAACTAATTGAAGTTAGCATTGATGAAGCAGTAAATTCTAAGTCACAGTTTAACGAGAAGCTATACGCATTAG